attgaaataaaactagctataacggatttgaatcgcgtatattaattatttttaacatcccgacgtgtcgagcactttacagtgtttgtggtcacgggtagactaccacggatgtcgggatgttaaaaataattaatttacgcaattcaaatacattatagctagttttatttcaatgtgtaatcacgaaaatttaagacatcaATGGTTATTTCTAACAGCATActacatatttcaatattacctTTCATCCAATTTGCCTCGAATATATGGTAAAGCTCCATAGAGATCTAATACAACTATTTGAAACAGTACTTCTTGCccttcattaatattattaccaaTCCAGTTGTATCCAGGTTCTTCTGTAGGTCTTGGAATAACTACATTAAAAACTCTAAAAGATAGATAACGTTTTTTTACATTGAATGTAAGCAAGAATTGACATATTAGGATTTGAATTTATACTCTTTGCATTGCATTTTGAATTTCAGAAAAGTTGTTTTTGGAACTCAAAGTATAGTgaaatacattacaattaataacatattaactaTGACTATTTGTCATGcataaaataacaatgtaaatCAGAGTAGCTGGAATAGAAATTCTTGATGTGAAAAGAAGTACTTTTTACCTATGGATGAGTATACCAAGGTGTGTTGTACTCTTTTTATTAACAATGCCTTTTAGAGTTGCACCCACATACggacgaaatataaaataatcagccTGTACTTGAAAATGGATGTCAGCATTATCATTATGTATTGCACCTACATTTTGTAAAACTCGAAGATTCTTGTAACTCAAAAGAATCCCATCAAATCTGTAAATACAACACAAAAATCCACATCCAATATACTATAGAAATAATAGTATTAACTAGAAAATGGTACCGATCGATATATTTATCTTACTGGATGAATGGTCACGTTCGAAaagatttcttaaaatatatttagtaaaacttAAAGCAATGATTCTATATtaccaataattaattaatagatatgTTTACACCATTACCAATGTGGTGGCAAAtgcttaaaaagtaaaaatctcTAGGGATATTTACTTACTCTTTATCAAATTTTCctattttataatctaataaatttttaatagaatcTGTAAGATTTCCGAGACACCATGGTTGTAATGCTAGGTTTTGCGTCACTTTTTTCTCAATAATACAAGAATTTTTATCACTGGCTAACTTTCGAAGTTCTTTTAGATCAAACTTTATTATGgttgacatttttaaaatcgcattatcaaatttaatttcattttatttagaaattcaataaaagtaaataacattTAGAATTACATATGACAGATCGAAAATAatgtgattttgtttttttttgtttttaatttatcttacggCTCTGGATGCTAGCATTTATAGTCTAacgagttaaataaatttaaatataactgcgAAATAATGTGACCGTGCAATTTaagactatatatataatttaagactAATAAACAttctatgattataatatacgctaatattttttctatttattgttgataaacatattaaacaaaaaaaaaaaaacaaataattatgatttgttCCTTGGGGATCACAAGtacaaaaaaacacaattaattaaaaaataatttaatgattgctcggtagaatatttagtttcatattttaatgttgatatacttttttattcctATGGAAATACCCATATGTTCCAGGACCCTTGAGCCTTGTAaaactttcaaattaaaatatagcaataataagtaattataattgtgcacacaaaaatataaagttatataatgttaaatttattgacGAGGTTCCTGTTCGTATCGTAAACAACAGATTAAAAGAAATTgacgtttataaatataaccatTAACCACGATTGGATGAGATAATCTGTATACcgtagttttgtttttaattcgtaTTCAAAATAACTTCTAAATAAAAGCACTCACTTTAGAAATTGCAAGATGAGTAATTTCAGATATAAAGTAGGGCCATTAGCAAAATGTGTTTTTCAAAATCATAGTACAAGATCTAATATGTAAGTATTCCATAATTAGTAACCTAAAaagattacatttaaatatttacatcttttaatatttttttatactgatAGGTCTTCTAATTTTTTACAGATGGTCTACTCTAATGCAGTACAGATTTTATCCTAGGCCGACCAGTTTTCCTGATTACTTTCAAAATCCAATATTTAGAAAAGAGGACCAAGCTAAACTGATTGAGAGTAATGAATTAAAGAAACTAGCTGCTTTACCTGTTAAACCCCCTGCGGCTTATGAGACTTCTTCAGTCTACCACGATCCCCTTGTTAGGTGAGTTGATATACTATTTTTGATGCACACTAttcttaataaagattatatatagataatttctatgaaatgtagTTTATTTACACTTAAGTTATTCTTCTGTATTACTATAGTAATATCTACTTATTattcgtatttaaatttaatttgaaatgtcataacatatatttatttataaagaattgttaaaaatttctgtGGCTGGATTTCTACCAAGTATAAATGgatatagtttaaatttacattaatgtATACTCTTAAGTATTTCTATGCATACTTAAAAATTGTAACTAACAAAGATAATTCTGTGTTTTCAGTAAACTTATAAATCATGTCATGAAAATGGGCAATAAAAAATTGGCCCGTAATCTGGTTGAAAAagcatttgaaaatattaaaagaatacaAATAGAGAGGTATCATCTAGCAACAACACCCGAAGAGAAGGCAAAAGTCATACTTAATCCCAAAGATATTCTACACAAAGCTGTTGAAAATTCAAAACCATTACTACAACTTCTACCAATAAAAAGAGGAGGTATCACTTATCAGGTAAATAATTAAACtccttaaaaatatgtttctttttcatAGATACTTTTATGTTAatgtaacttattaatttatttgatttgtttgcattactatatatttattttgtaggtGCCTGGTCCCATAACAGAAAAGAGATCACTTTTCTTAGCAATAAAATGGCTTTTAGAAGCTACAAATGATAAGGAGAGAACAATACATTTCCCTGAGCAATTTGCGTGGGAACTTCTGGACGCTGCTAATAACACTGGCAAAGTTGTAAAGAGAAAACAAGACATACATCGTCAGTGTGAAGCTAACAGAGCATATGCACATTACAGATGGCAGTGATTTATGATATTGTTAAGtgttgtaattaaattgtagattaataatataaattaagtaaacattaaattggaatttaatttattatcttagtaTTAAGCAAATTTAGTATCTATACTAGTTCAATCTACAATGATACCCGGAGGAGTGGGTCCTTTTCATAATTGCTGTGATGCAAGTAAGCCATGTCAACATAATATTCTGTATGatacttttgaaaaatatttgtttttaaatataagctaTAATTAACAGAAAAGGTTGTACCTATATCATTGTATCATTTATATAGtagtttatgttaattttatatatttaaatctaccTTAGTTTGCATCACACCAAATTTTTAAGTCTCTTTCTTTTTGTAACTCTATCTTATTTAGCCAGTTATTTACTACTTTTGATGTGTACTTCGAATCAGTCTTCTGGAAATCTACATGATTTGCAGAATAAACCAAGTCATTGTTGATTTGAGACTAACTCAAGTCTCTAGCGAGCCTAAGGCATGGGGCTTGGGTTaaggagaaatcacagaatgcgaTTGACGTGTTTTGTGATATATTGCAAGTGCAAACTTAAACATTACGATTAAAGGTAAAGCcctttatttcattgtttcaaATTTGAAGCAAAGAGGTCGACATGTTTCTATTAATAGAATTAAGTCTTTTGGATCTATACTAAAAATTGGCGTCCCACAAGGATTAATTTTGGGTCCGATAATACCTCATTAACCATATAAGGCAATATAAACAATgcttaatataaatgaatgattTACATTAGTTCTATATGCTAAAAAGATCCGAAATCGTGGATACTTTCAGAGATAGTACATGATAAAAAtagtcatatataaaaattgagaTCCAAAATTAGTTACCAACTAAAGACCCATTAGTTTGATATCTTGAATTTTCAAAGTATTGCCATTAACTCTACAAATACGCATTACTAAACCTATGGACTAAAAGCAACCAattgaaaaagataaataaataaataaataaatttgagacaacatcacatacattactctgatcccaatgtaagtagctaaagcacttgtgttatggaaaatcagaagtaacgaaggtaccacaaacacccagacccaagacaacatagaaaactaacgataatctatatcgactcggccgggaatcgaacccgggacctcggagtggcgtacccttgaaaaccggtgtatacaccactcgaccacggaggtcgtcatagtagatagttttatgaaaatatattcaacataaaaataatcatcgaAAAATACACTGAACATAATCTTCCCATTTACGTCGCTTTTATTGACTTCTCAAAAGCTTTTGAATCTATATCGCACAACTCTATTTGGGAAGCACTTACTAATCAAGTTTGGCCTTCATTACCACTGGAGCTGGAATTGCGTCATACGGTATTTTGTTTTGGGATAATACTACAGATACATATATTGAAACTGTTTTCATTCTACAAAAAAGAGCTGTCCAGTGTATTGAtaacctttatttatattaacaataatatgaaCTTTTTGAAAGACAGTGATGGTATAGACAACAAGGAGGATAGATGAACACCTAGTTTCGAGATTTGCAACGTTAATTCACCCTTCCTGGGATCCGGTATTCGTTTACTTATTCGTTGTAATAAGTTCCACAGTTctttttaacttattaaaaaagttatagcttacgtcttttttttcttctttatggATATGttgacattaacgctgtaagaattattaactattccttacatcgtcaatgtgccactaaccttgggaactaagatgttatgtcccttgtgcctgtagttacactggctcactcacccttcagaccggaacacaacaatactgagtactgttgtttggcggtagaataactgatgagtgggtggtacctacccagacgggcttgcacaaagccctaccaccaagtaaagtccgtccagcagtggacggaaatgagctgatggattggattggatttaattatttacaataaataaaaaaatacaatgccatagagcgcacgcaggcaaggtgtttaAGGTCCacctacgttggcattgatgagcttcaagttgagttggacaaaatgtttCCTGAAGCTCCATCTACCATCCAGGATAAGGCCCTGATCCCtcatatgtgtctgcgccttaaTTACCGTCccttggagggcggtagacgctcctcgaggagacctTGACCGTGTATTAGGAGGAcctccgttttagttagagaaacctttaagaccagcatctcgattcgatccacaGTGAGTGACACTCCGACCttagggccgccatctgaaaggttcgccccgtcaccgtgaTGAGGGCGTCGTCTATCCCTGGCCCTGTTTcccggaaatagctccctaACCAGTCGCAAGAGATCTGTCGGTAGTTATTCGGTAACAGGAGCGCCGTGTGTCcggagcttccctcgcaaaccacCAAAGGCGCCCCTTTGGTGGTTTGCGAGCTTAGTTAGAGAAACCTTtaagaccagcatctcgattcgatccacaGTGAGTGACACTCCGACCttagggccgccatctgaaaggttcgccccgtcaccgtgaTGAGGGCGTCGTCTATCCCTGGCCCTGTTTcccggaaatagctccctaACCAGTCGCAAGAGATCTGTCGGTAGTTATTCGGTAACAGGAGCGCCGTGTGTCcggagcttccctcgcaaaccacCAAAGGCGCCCCTTTGGTGGTTTGCGAGCTTAGCTCTCTGCttacttaacgccttttctaaGTCCTTTGTCAACAGGCGATGTGCGGCCTACAGCTGTTCCTTTAAGTTTGTgttgagcacgttgcgcctgcgacagcgaacgtatgccctccgcgcccggtttgACGGTGCCCGTAAACctgctatttcgagcgaccaccaatatacCTTAAGGCGCgcgatacccttcaagccgccctacgccctactacaagtaacggatacctaatctacccattgataaggaagcttaaaggggattctcctaacttcgacagtaGTTGTGTTAACTAAGTGTTTTTCATAGAATAACAGACAACGGTCTTTACTCAGTgtgatatttttcgatgctttgaataatttattctacttaaggatttgtgggaattataataattacttgaattaggtacgtgatgtattgctcaatttgccgccccctgggcGTACCGCCCGCGTGCGGTGCACTCGATGCacacccgcttacggcggccctgatTGTAGTCTACTGACATAGTCTCTAATTAAAATTGTAgacaagagtaactactgtgtttcgtGCCAGTTCTTCCGGACCATCTAAATGACACTTACTAGTTTCTGTAATTTTTAAGCTTGCTTGCTTATGTGTATATAAGTACAACTATTATAATCAAGCTAATCGATATAAAGCAtcgtaaagttattttaatatattttatattcgtatatatattttccatgggatttattttgaaatcattgaaataattataaaatattagatttcACACAGAAATATAATGTGTATAATGTAATCAGtgcaggtttgaacccgcaatcatcggttaagatgcacgcgttctaaccactgggccatctcgactcgacatatttaacataatttccTCCTTTTTGGAAGTCAGTTATAATATGTTGTGgtcagaaaaatattatttttatatataattgaaaaaggttaatttccaattaaattaatcatcaGTACATactatgtataaaacaaagtcgcttatagTTGAcattccctatgtatgcttaggtcttaaagatacacaacggattttgatacggtcttttttaatagatagagtgattcgagaggaagtttttttataatacacggatagtatagtaatgaaacacaattttatatgtttctaatgtgatgtcgtaaataaacaaattttgtagaatatttggtatcagtattgcacccgtgtgaagccggggcgggtcgctagttaacaTATTAACTAACATCTTAGGGACGGAATACctgtataatacgacacaacttagatgtatctgCAAATTCAATAAACCGAGTAATGCTGATTCacccaaccaatagaaatagctccataGCGATGAATCTTTCAACGATTTTAGTGGAGTTATTGAAAATGAggatatatatgtttgtatagaaatttaaaaagcctcataataatataaaaagttgttggtttttatattatcattagttgtatAAATGCTACCAATTTATTTcttcttcttttaaatt
This window of the Vanessa cardui chromosome 5, ilVanCard2.1, whole genome shotgun sequence genome carries:
- the LOC124529718 gene encoding 28S ribosomal protein S7, mitochondrial isoform X2; translated protein: MQYRFYPRPTSFPDYFQNPIFRKEDQAKLIESNELKKLAALPVKPPAAYETSSVYHDPLVSKLINHVMKMGNKKLARNLVEKAFENIKRIQIERYHLATTPEEKAKVILNPKDILHKAVENSKPLLQLLPIKRGGITYQVPGPITEKRSLFLAIKWLLEATNDKERTIHFPEQFAWELLDAANNTGKVVKRKQDIHRQCEANRAYAHYRWQ
- the LOC124530030 gene encoding DNA-directed RNA polymerase I subunit RPA43, which translates into the protein MSTIIKFDLKELRKLASDKNSCIIEKKVTQNLALQPWCLGNLTDSIKNLLDYKIGKFDKEFDGILLSYKNLRVLQNVGAIHNDNADIHFQVQADYFIFRPYVGATLKGIVNKKSTTHLGILIHRVFNVVIPRPTEEPGYNWIGNNINEGQEVLFQIVVLDLYGALPYIRGKLDERWIKEVLDGEDEAIEAKSANSINVSYINFDKTKPNQKQDGDKKNTSSSKKKSRTSNITKDCNEQVNDEILNHISEKNKSKRHKAHDTEVKQSITKKIKKIG
- the LOC124529718 gene encoding 28S ribosomal protein S7, mitochondrial isoform X1; the encoded protein is MSNFRYKVGPLAKCVFQNHSTRSNIWSTLMQYRFYPRPTSFPDYFQNPIFRKEDQAKLIESNELKKLAALPVKPPAAYETSSVYHDPLVSKLINHVMKMGNKKLARNLVEKAFENIKRIQIERYHLATTPEEKAKVILNPKDILHKAVENSKPLLQLLPIKRGGITYQVPGPITEKRSLFLAIKWLLEATNDKERTIHFPEQFAWELLDAANNTGKVVKRKQDIHRQCEANRAYAHYRWQ